A genomic segment from Frateuria edaphi encodes:
- a CDS encoding OmpH family outer membrane protein: MNLSRSFLAASLVAVAGFSTLPVSSAHAADLGGNAVAGVCMLSREAVFAQSKVGQAASQRLGQLAEQARTQLENQRKPLDTDLKSFQQKAQSLSDADRKQQGEALQQRVQTFRGQAGELDQRIQLTRSKAMQRIGQEAEPIVADVYKSHNCGLLLDRDSVLGGNMTNDLTPGVVQGLDRKITTISFNLEPLPANAGK, from the coding sequence ATGAACCTTTCCCGTTCGTTCCTTGCCGCCTCGCTGGTCGCCGTGGCCGGCTTTTCGACCCTTCCCGTGTCCTCCGCGCATGCCGCGGACCTGGGCGGCAACGCCGTCGCGGGGGTGTGCATGCTCTCGCGCGAGGCGGTCTTCGCGCAGTCCAAGGTAGGCCAGGCGGCGAGCCAGCGGCTGGGGCAATTGGCGGAGCAGGCGCGGACCCAGCTGGAAAACCAGCGCAAGCCGCTCGATACCGACCTTAAGAGCTTCCAGCAGAAGGCCCAGTCGCTGAGCGATGCGGACCGCAAGCAGCAGGGCGAGGCGCTGCAGCAGCGCGTGCAGACGTTCCGCGGCCAGGCAGGCGAACTCGACCAGCGCATCCAGCTGACCCGCTCCAAGGCCATGCAGCGCATCGGCCAGGAGGCCGAACCGATCGTCGCCGACGTCTACAAGAGCCACAACTGCGGACTGCTGCTGGATCGTGACTCGGTGCTGGGCGGCAACATGACCAACGACCTGACCCCGGGCGTGGTGCAGGGCCTGGATCGCAAGATCACCACGATCAGCTTCAACCTGGAGCCGCTGCCCGCCAACGCGGGCAAGTAA
- a CDS encoding PAS domain S-box protein, protein MSPHRDATDEHGRPQREARLEQENARLRAALERAGVDVDAALGEADVARQATRQAHDDAATAAQDHQRAMERGRERLADAEALNADLRRSNAALAASQAALSRSRERFHGLFAMNTLGVMIWGAELTLAEVNDGFLAMTGFSREEAIGLSWQALTPQDFHAVSLRAIEQLKATGECTPYEKQYLRKDGSRWWGRFAARRVGEVTLGVVLDVSDRRDAQEALRESEEQLRLIVESARDYAILATDPEGIITRWLPGATAVFGWSAEEVIGRPATFIFTPEDRASGRPVREMATAREHGVAPDVRWHLRRDGSRVFIEGHMMALRGPGGELRGYLKIGQDITERWMAEEQLRESESALRHLNETLEAQVDARTAELRQAVEALHAEAVDRMQIEEALRQAQKMEAVGQLTGGLAHDFNNLLTGIVGSLDLLHRRTAQGRYNDLDRYIAAARGAADRASALTHRLLAFSRRQTLDPRPTDLNALVHGMVELLRRTIGPHISLEVERAEDLWTTLCDPNQLENALLNLCINARDAMPGGGRLVIDTGNTRLDAAAAKGLDMVPGAYVALRVTDTGTGMPPEVIARAFDPFYTTKPQGQGTGLGLSMVYGFARQSGGQVRIESTPGRGSVVTIYLPRHKGQPATDAGITDLASTPQAGANEAVLVVDDEPTVRMLVGEVLRELGYTAIEAGDAASALRVLQSQARVDLLVTDIGLPGGIGGRQLADTARASRPTLRVLFITGYAEHTALGSLQPGMQVMVKPFAMDALAARIRDMLGGAPPQGAPPTAR, encoded by the coding sequence ATGTCCCCTCACCGCGATGCCACCGACGAGCACGGCCGCCCCCAACGGGAGGCCCGCCTCGAACAGGAGAACGCGCGCTTGCGTGCGGCGCTCGAGCGTGCCGGCGTGGATGTCGACGCAGCGCTGGGCGAGGCCGATGTCGCGCGCCAGGCGACCCGGCAGGCGCATGACGACGCAGCCACCGCCGCCCAGGATCACCAACGAGCGATGGAGCGGGGCCGCGAAAGGCTGGCCGATGCGGAGGCCCTCAATGCCGACCTGCGCCGAAGCAATGCCGCGCTGGCGGCCAGCCAGGCCGCCCTGAGCCGGAGCCGGGAACGGTTCCACGGCCTGTTCGCCATGAATACGCTCGGGGTGATGATCTGGGGAGCGGAGCTGACCCTTGCCGAAGTGAACGACGGTTTCCTGGCGATGACCGGATTCAGCCGCGAGGAAGCGATCGGCCTGTCCTGGCAGGCGCTGACGCCGCAGGACTTCCACGCGGTCTCGCTCCGCGCCATCGAGCAGCTTAAGGCCACCGGGGAATGCACTCCCTACGAGAAGCAGTACCTGCGCAAGGACGGTTCGCGGTGGTGGGGTCGTTTTGCCGCGCGCAGGGTCGGCGAGGTGACGCTGGGCGTGGTGCTGGATGTCAGCGACCGTCGCGACGCACAGGAGGCCCTGCGCGAGAGCGAGGAGCAGCTGCGCCTGATCGTGGAGAGCGCCCGCGATTACGCCATCCTCGCGACGGATCCGGAAGGCATCATCACGCGCTGGCTACCCGGCGCGACCGCGGTGTTCGGCTGGTCCGCCGAGGAAGTCATCGGACGGCCCGCAACCTTCATCTTCACTCCCGAGGATCGCGCCTCGGGCCGCCCCGTCAGGGAAATGGCGACCGCGCGCGAGCACGGTGTGGCGCCGGACGTGCGCTGGCATCTGCGGCGCGACGGCTCGCGGGTGTTCATCGAGGGCCACATGATGGCGCTGCGCGGGCCGGGCGGCGAACTGCGCGGCTACCTGAAGATCGGCCAGGACATCACCGAACGCTGGATGGCCGAGGAACAGCTGCGCGAGAGCGAGAGCGCGCTGCGCCACCTCAACGAAACCCTGGAAGCCCAGGTCGACGCGCGCACCGCCGAACTGCGTCAGGCCGTGGAAGCACTGCATGCCGAGGCGGTCGACCGCATGCAGATCGAAGAGGCGCTGCGCCAGGCGCAGAAGATGGAAGCGGTCGGCCAGCTCACCGGTGGCCTGGCGCACGATTTCAACAACCTGCTGACCGGCATCGTCGGCAGCCTCGATCTGCTGCACCGGCGCACGGCGCAGGGGCGCTACAACGACCTGGACCGCTACATCGCCGCCGCCCGCGGCGCCGCGGACCGCGCGTCGGCGCTGACCCACCGCCTGCTGGCGTTCTCCCGGCGCCAGACGCTCGATCCGCGCCCGACCGACCTCAACGCCCTCGTGCACGGCATGGTCGAGTTGCTCCGGCGCACCATCGGTCCGCACATCAGCCTGGAGGTCGAACGCGCGGAGGACCTGTGGACCACGCTGTGCGATCCCAACCAGCTGGAAAACGCGCTGCTCAACCTGTGCATCAATGCCCGCGATGCCATGCCCGGCGGCGGGCGCCTGGTCATCGATACCGGCAACACGCGCCTAGACGCCGCGGCCGCCAAGGGGCTGGACATGGTGCCGGGCGCGTACGTCGCGCTGCGCGTGACCGATACCGGAACAGGCATGCCGCCGGAGGTGATCGCGCGCGCCTTCGACCCGTTCTACACCACCAAGCCGCAGGGCCAGGGCACCGGACTGGGGCTGTCTATGGTGTACGGCTTCGCGCGCCAGAGCGGCGGCCAGGTGCGCATCGAGTCCACGCCCGGGCGCGGCAGCGTGGTGACGATCTACCTGCCCCGCCACAAGGGCCAGCCCGCGACCGACGCCGGCATCACCGACCTGGCGAGCACGCCCCAGGCCGGCGCCAACGAGGCCGTACTGGTGGTCGACGATGAGCCGACGGTTCGCATGCTGGTGGGCGAGGTGCTGCGCGAGCTCGGCTACACCGCGATCGAAGCGGGCGACGCGGCCTCGGCGTTGCGGGTGTTGCAGTCGCAGGCGCGCGTGGACCTGCTGGTCACGGATATCGGTCTGCCCGGCGGTATCGGCGGGCGGCAGCTGGCCGACACGGCAAGGGCGTCGCGCCCCACGTTGCGCGTGCTGTTCATCACCGGCTATGCCGAACACACCGCGCTCGGCTCCCTGCAGCCCGGCATGCAGGTGATGGTCAAGCCGTTCGCCATGGATGCGCTGGCCGCGCGCATCCGCGACATGCTCGGTGGCGCGCCGCCCCAGGGCGCTCCTCCCACGGCGCGCTGA
- a CDS encoding M14 family metallopeptidase, with amino-acid sequence MTNQAPYPIGTPGVPWGPAEVAAWLSRQARQRSYEADVLAVIDRLRSRLDVEQYGSLDYPPDSYPLFAIRNRNWRDDLPCVLVTGGVHGYETSGVHGALRFAEQHAASYEGKVNLLIAPCISPWAYERIHRWNAHAIDPNRSFREDSPAQESAALLRLVAPLRDRVRVHVDLHETTDTDESEFRPALAARDGEAFEPGEIPDGFYLVDDSVNPQPAFQQAVIAAVAKVTHIAPADANGEIIGSPVVAPGVIRYPLRQLGLCAGITDAPYKTTTEVYPDSPKATAEQCNEAQVAAVRAAIEFALAHA; translated from the coding sequence ATGACGAACCAGGCCCCCTACCCGATCGGCACGCCCGGTGTTCCCTGGGGACCGGCGGAAGTGGCCGCGTGGTTGTCGCGCCAGGCCCGCCAGCGCAGCTACGAGGCCGATGTGCTGGCCGTGATTGATCGCCTGCGTTCGCGGCTGGACGTCGAACAGTACGGCAGCCTGGACTATCCGCCCGACAGCTACCCGTTGTTCGCGATCCGCAACCGCAACTGGCGCGACGATCTTCCCTGCGTGCTGGTGACCGGCGGCGTGCACGGCTACGAAACCAGCGGCGTGCACGGTGCGTTGCGCTTCGCGGAGCAGCACGCCGCCAGTTACGAGGGCAAGGTCAACCTGCTCATCGCGCCATGCATCAGCCCGTGGGCCTACGAGCGGATCCATCGCTGGAACGCGCACGCGATCGACCCGAACCGTTCTTTCCGCGAGGACAGCCCGGCGCAGGAATCGGCGGCGCTTCTACGCCTGGTGGCGCCACTGCGCGATCGCGTGCGGGTACACGTGGACCTGCACGAGACCACCGATACGGACGAGTCGGAGTTCCGCCCCGCGCTCGCCGCGCGCGACGGCGAAGCCTTCGAGCCCGGCGAGATCCCCGATGGCTTCTACCTGGTCGACGACAGCGTGAACCCGCAGCCGGCGTTCCAGCAGGCGGTGATCGCGGCCGTGGCCAAGGTGACGCACATCGCGCCGGCCGACGCGAACGGCGAGATCATCGGTTCGCCCGTGGTAGCGCCGGGGGTCATCCGCTACCCGCTCAGGCAGCTGGGGTTGTGCGCCGGCATCACCGATGCGCCGTACAAGACCACCACCGAGGTCTATCCGGACAGCCCGAAGGCGACCGCGGAGCAGTGCAACGAGGCCCAGGTAGCCGCCGTCCGCGCGGCGATCGAGTTCGCGCTCGCGCACGCGTAA
- a CDS encoding YciI family protein: MKFLMMVYVDDALLQALPEGEFDSLMRGCLAHADELRADGCVLDSQQLEPPSSARSFRVRQQRTTVFDGPFAETKEYLAGFNLIEAEDLDDAMRIAQAFPWARIGAIEVRPVRDMDAVRERVGA, translated from the coding sequence ATGAAGTTCCTGATGATGGTGTACGTCGACGACGCCCTGCTGCAGGCCTTGCCCGAGGGCGAGTTCGATTCGCTCATGCGCGGCTGCCTGGCGCATGCCGACGAATTGCGCGCCGATGGCTGCGTGCTCGATTCGCAGCAGTTGGAGCCTCCCTCGAGCGCCCGCTCGTTCCGCGTGCGCCAGCAACGCACCACCGTGTTCGACGGGCCGTTCGCCGAAACCAAGGAATACCTGGCCGGCTTCAACCTGATCGAGGCCGAGGACCTGGATGACGCGATGCGTATCGCACAGGCCTTCCCGTGGGCGCGCATCGGCGCGATCGAGGTACGCCCGGTGCGCGACATGGACGCGGTGCGCGAGCGCGTGGGCGCATGA
- a CDS encoding MFS transporter: protein MLTSLRTSTPLLLSTVFLLMGVGLLHSHIALEGRTLGFSVAMIGVLTSAYYSGFLVGTYTVPRLTHRIGHIRTFAFCTALVTLVVLVQALDPAYGVWVVLRVLQGLLLVGLYAIIESWLNVSADPAHRSSVFAIYMMVNLGASAAAQQLLRIQGDGFVLFCVVAILFCAASLPVVTSRQPQPHIRSVPRVRIGHLFRLAPTALVSALLSGLALGAFWGLLPVYAAARGLAPAGIGTYVSVGIAGGVVLQWPLGRFSDRIDRRLALSLISAVAALAALTNLLLSNPGGVAAMVVIFAFGGMSLTLYPIAVAHLVDYVHRDELLTASSTVLLVNGIGSALGPLLAGSLMSLLGPKLLFVWFAILDGTLAAYAFHRFVHRKREVTPDDNFVPMVNTGASSLELHTGEDRPEQGTTGSPPP from the coding sequence ATGCTGACCAGCCTTCGCACCTCCACGCCGCTGCTGTTGAGCACCGTGTTCCTGCTGATGGGCGTCGGACTGCTTCATTCGCATATCGCGCTGGAGGGACGGACGCTCGGCTTTTCGGTGGCGATGATCGGCGTGCTCACGTCGGCCTATTACTCCGGATTCCTGGTCGGCACCTACACAGTGCCGCGGCTTACCCACCGCATCGGTCACATCCGCACCTTCGCGTTCTGCACGGCGCTGGTGACGCTGGTGGTGCTGGTGCAGGCGCTCGATCCGGCGTACGGCGTGTGGGTGGTGCTTCGCGTGCTGCAGGGGCTGCTGCTGGTGGGCCTGTACGCGATCATCGAGAGCTGGTTGAACGTGTCGGCCGATCCGGCGCACCGCAGCTCGGTGTTCGCCATCTACATGATGGTGAACCTGGGCGCGAGCGCCGCCGCGCAGCAGCTCCTGCGCATCCAGGGCGACGGGTTCGTGCTGTTCTGCGTGGTGGCGATCCTGTTCTGCGCGGCCAGCCTGCCGGTGGTGACGAGCCGCCAGCCGCAGCCGCACATCCGCTCAGTGCCCCGGGTGCGGATCGGGCACCTGTTCCGGTTGGCGCCTACCGCGCTGGTCAGCGCGCTACTGTCCGGCCTCGCGCTGGGCGCGTTCTGGGGCTTGTTGCCGGTGTACGCCGCGGCCCGTGGTTTGGCCCCCGCGGGCATCGGCACCTACGTGAGCGTGGGCATTGCCGGCGGCGTGGTGCTGCAATGGCCGCTGGGGCGCTTTTCCGATCGCATCGACCGACGCCTGGCGCTCTCGCTGATCAGCGCGGTGGCCGCTCTGGCGGCGCTGACCAACCTGTTGCTGTCCAACCCCGGGGGCGTGGCGGCGATGGTCGTGATCTTCGCCTTCGGCGGCATGAGCCTCACCTTGTATCCGATCGCCGTGGCGCACCTGGTCGATTACGTCCACCGCGACGAGCTGCTGACGGCATCCAGCACGGTGCTGCTGGTCAACGGGATCGGCTCGGCGCTCGGGCCCTTGCTGGCCGGTTCGCTCATGAGCCTCCTCGGGCCGAAGCTGCTGTTCGTCTGGTTCGCCATCCTCGATGGAACGCTGGCCGCTTATGCGTTCCATCGCTTCGTCCACCGCAAGCGCGAAGTGACCCCGGACGACAACTTCGTGCCGATGGTGAACACGGGCGCCAGCTCGCTTGAGCTCCATACTGGTGAAGATCGCCCGGAACAGGGGACGACGGGTTCGCCACCCCCGTGA
- a CDS encoding KGG domain-containing protein — MSDDKRGFASMDEEKQRSIASKGGRAGGGDHATHEEHVRAGQQSSGGSHEQHVKAGQQSHKND, encoded by the coding sequence ATGAGTGATGACAAGCGCGGTTTCGCATCGATGGACGAAGAAAAGCAGCGTTCCATTGCCAGCAAGGGTGGCAGGGCCGGTGGCGGCGATCACGCCACGCACGAGGAGCACGTGCGCGCTGGCCAGCAGAGCAGCGGCGGCTCGCACGAACAACACGTCAAGGCGGGCCAGCAGAGCCACAAGAACGACTGA
- a CDS encoding class I SAM-dependent methyltransferase, whose protein sequence is MHTAPQQPEGGQSALWNGPAGRAWVALQEVLDRMFEPFAQVLLEAAAREPVRQVLDVGCGAGGTTLALADSLGSRGGCLGIDVSEPLVALARARVRDAGTPVRFICADAQTHAFAPERFDLVVSRFGVMFFGDPVGAFSNLRRAARDGAALRFVAWRSPLENPFMTAAERAVAQLLPPSAAPAPNAPGQFAFADGARVHAILVQSGWIDVEIRRLDRDCTFAERDLLPYLTQMGPLGRALPGLEASTRARVIEAARAAVEPYVHGPDVRFTAVCWQVDARASSVRKLT, encoded by the coding sequence ATGCACACCGCACCGCAGCAGCCGGAGGGTGGACAGTCGGCACTCTGGAACGGGCCGGCCGGCCGCGCCTGGGTGGCCCTGCAGGAGGTTCTCGACCGGATGTTCGAGCCGTTCGCGCAGGTCCTTCTGGAAGCCGCCGCGCGCGAACCGGTGCGGCAGGTGCTCGACGTCGGCTGCGGCGCGGGTGGTACGACGCTGGCGCTGGCCGACTCCCTGGGATCACGCGGAGGATGCCTTGGCATCGACGTCTCCGAACCCTTGGTCGCCCTGGCCCGCGCGCGGGTCCGCGACGCCGGGACGCCAGTCCGTTTCATCTGCGCCGACGCCCAGACCCACGCGTTCGCGCCGGAGCGCTTCGATCTGGTCGTCTCGCGCTTTGGCGTCATGTTCTTCGGCGACCCGGTCGGTGCCTTCTCGAACCTGCGCCGCGCGGCGCGCGACGGCGCGGCCCTGCGCTTCGTCGCCTGGCGCAGCCCCTTGGAGAACCCCTTCATGACCGCCGCCGAACGCGCCGTGGCACAGCTGCTTCCGCCATCGGCCGCGCCTGCGCCAAACGCGCCCGGCCAGTTCGCTTTCGCGGACGGCGCGCGGGTGCATGCGATCCTGGTGCAGAGCGGCTGGATCGATGTCGAAATCCGCCGCCTCGATCGCGATTGCACTTTCGCCGAACGGGACCTTCTCCCCTATCTCACGCAGATGGGCCCGCTCGGTCGCGCCCTGCCCGGGCTGGAGGCATCCACGCGGGCGCGCGTCATCGAGGCAGCCCGCGCCGCTGTCGAGCCGTACGTGCACGGGCCCGACGTGCGCTTTACCGCCGTCTGCTGGCAGGTCGACGCACGCGCATCTTCCGTTCGCAAGCTCACCTGA
- a CDS encoding OmpA family protein: protein MVNSTFRWAAGSLVVTAIALGGCTNYVKKADYDAAIAELRANDQKQQQQLDSLTQEMQQRFAKYDAQISQMAGRVRLDTAAHFAFNDATLRDEDKPLLDDFAKVVSQHYPDAVITVEGFADPAGSSSYNRRLGERRAQAVRDYLAQNGLSADHLRAVSYGEASDRQVERGKTREEGASNRRVTLVVDFAGQSSGDQSMSSGTTG from the coding sequence ATGGTCAATTCGACATTCCGGTGGGCCGCGGGATCGCTGGTCGTCACCGCGATCGCGCTCGGCGGTTGCACGAACTACGTGAAGAAGGCCGATTACGATGCCGCGATCGCCGAACTGCGCGCCAACGATCAGAAGCAGCAGCAGCAGCTCGATTCGCTGACCCAGGAAATGCAGCAGCGCTTCGCCAAGTACGACGCCCAGATTTCGCAGATGGCCGGCCGCGTGAGACTGGATACCGCGGCGCACTTCGCCTTCAACGATGCCACCCTGCGTGACGAGGACAAGCCGCTGCTGGACGACTTTGCCAAGGTCGTCAGCCAGCACTATCCCGATGCCGTGATCACGGTGGAGGGTTTCGCCGACCCGGCCGGCTCGTCCAGCTACAACCGTCGCCTCGGCGAGCGCCGGGCCCAAGCGGTGCGCGACTACCTGGCGCAGAACGGGCTGTCCGCCGATCACCTGCGTGCGGTCAGCTACGGCGAGGCGAGCGATCGCCAGGTCGAGCGCGGCAAGACGCGCGAGGAAGGCGCCTCCAACCGTCGCGTGACGCTGGTGGTGGATTTTGCCGGGCAGTCGAGCGGCGACCAGTCGATGTCCTCCGGCACGACCGGCTGA
- a CDS encoding DUF1203 domain-containing protein → MAFRIRGLSPEPFRHLFGLDEAALAAAGARRYVVDHAPGFPDRIELRDLEPGETALLLNYTHQPADTPFRASHAIFVREGADAAYDAVDHIPDVIRIRPISLRAFDASHMMVEAELVDGSDMDAAIRRLFARPSVDYLHAHYATRGCYAARIDRA, encoded by the coding sequence ATGGCCTTCCGTATCCGCGGGCTTTCGCCCGAACCCTTCCGCCACCTGTTCGGCCTGGACGAAGCGGCGCTGGCCGCCGCCGGCGCACGCCGTTACGTGGTCGATCACGCGCCCGGCTTCCCCGACCGCATCGAGCTGCGCGACCTCGAGCCCGGCGAGACGGCGTTGCTGCTGAACTACACCCACCAACCTGCCGACACGCCGTTCCGCGCCAGCCATGCCATCTTCGTGCGCGAGGGTGCCGACGCCGCCTACGACGCCGTCGACCACATCCCGGACGTCATCCGCATCCGGCCGATTTCGCTGCGCGCGTTCGACGCCAGCCACATGATGGTCGAGGCCGAACTGGTCGACGGCTCCGACATGGACGCGGCGATCAGGCGCCTGTTCGCCCGGCCGAGCGTGGACTACCTGCACGCGCACTACGCCACGCGGGGCTGCTACGCAGCGCGCATCGACCGCGCCTGA
- a CDS encoding PH domain-containing protein, with amino-acid sequence MSEELKRCPACAELIQAAARKCRYCGTDLDAYVAAHEASEEQTLFSGHPKVIYTFGQYVVAVCTLGVALLFYWVRSLSLTFTITTQRVRVERGLLSKAQDNVELFRVDHFDVIKPLGMRLVGLCRVQLHSSDPEMPVVDLYGIAGLEAMADTLRECSLRERTRRRVLPMEQM; translated from the coding sequence ATGAGCGAAGAACTGAAGCGCTGCCCGGCGTGTGCCGAGCTGATCCAGGCGGCGGCGCGCAAATGCCGCTATTGCGGCACGGATCTGGATGCCTACGTCGCGGCACACGAGGCCAGCGAGGAGCAGACATTGTTCAGCGGCCACCCCAAGGTGATCTACACCTTCGGGCAGTACGTCGTGGCGGTCTGCACGCTCGGCGTCGCCCTGTTGTTCTACTGGGTGCGCAGCCTCAGCCTGACTTTCACCATCACCACCCAGCGGGTGCGGGTCGAGCGCGGGCTGCTCTCCAAGGCGCAGGACAACGTGGAGCTGTTCCGCGTGGACCATTTCGACGTCATCAAGCCGCTCGGCATGCGCCTTGTCGGGCTTTGCAGGGTGCAGCTGCACTCCTCCGACCCGGAGATGCCCGTGGTCGATCTCTATGGCATCGCGGGTCTGGAGGCCATGGCCGACACGTTGCGTGAATGTTCGCTGCGCGAGCGCACCCGCCGGCGCGTGTTGCCGATGGAACAGATGTAG
- a CDS encoding GNAT family N-acetyltransferase has product MIIEQVETDAGIASTFDVMVQLRPSLERAAYVRRIRELMQSDGFRLACLVDEGEVRAVAGYRIMHMLYCGRLLYVDDFVTDARVRSRGYGARLLDWLKETGRAQGCSELQLISRVVREQAHRFYFREGLGIECFQFRTSLLPSPA; this is encoded by the coding sequence GTGATCATCGAACAGGTCGAAACCGATGCCGGGATCGCCAGTACCTTCGACGTGATGGTGCAGCTCAGGCCATCGCTCGAACGCGCCGCGTATGTTCGGCGGATACGCGAGCTGATGCAGTCCGACGGATTCCGCCTGGCCTGTCTGGTGGACGAGGGAGAGGTCCGCGCGGTGGCCGGATACCGCATCATGCACATGCTCTACTGCGGCCGCCTGCTGTACGTGGACGACTTCGTCACCGACGCGCGCGTGCGCTCGCGCGGCTACGGCGCGCGGCTGCTGGACTGGCTCAAGGAAACCGGTCGCGCACAAGGTTGCAGCGAGTTGCAACTGATCTCCCGGGTGGTGCGTGAGCAGGCGCACCGGTTCTACTTCCGCGAGGGACTGGGCATCGAGTGCTTCCAGTTCCGCACCTCCCTGTTGCCGTCGCCTGCCTGA
- a CDS encoding DUF3465 domain-containing protein — MRKLLGVLALVVVAVAGYQRFDGGTDRAVTVAPSAEGQQGVVADDTQVRGSGTVTRILPDDEDGSRHQRFILRLPSGQTLLVAHNIDLAPRVTGLEVGDTVEYYGEYQSNPKGGVVHWTHRDPSGRHVAGWLRHAGQTFQ; from the coding sequence ATGAGGAAGCTGTTGGGCGTGCTGGCGCTGGTGGTGGTCGCAGTCGCGGGCTACCAGCGTTTCGACGGCGGAACGGACCGGGCGGTCACCGTCGCACCATCGGCCGAGGGCCAGCAGGGCGTTGTCGCCGACGACACGCAGGTGCGCGGGAGCGGCACCGTCACGCGGATCCTTCCCGACGACGAGGACGGCAGCCGGCACCAGCGTTTCATCCTGCGGTTGCCTTCGGGCCAGACCCTGCTGGTTGCGCACAACATCGACCTGGCGCCTCGCGTGACCGGCCTGGAAGTGGGCGACACGGTCGAGTACTACGGCGAGTACCAGTCCAATCCCAAGGGCGGCGTGGTGCACTGGACGCATCGCGATCCGTCGGGCCGCCACGTGGCGGGATGGCTCAGGCACGCGGGCCAGACGTTCCAGTAA
- a CDS encoding GNAT family N-acetyltransferase, which yields MTGVRIREARPGEFDALGRLLVDVYARLEGFPGPDEQPRYYALLANIGEFTRKPRAQLLVALDADDRLLGGVVYFGDMAHYGSGGSAGTLLDASGIRLLGVAPAARGLGVGRALTEACIQRARERGHARVVLHTTRAMQVAWGMYERLGFERAPELDFMQGELPVFGFSLVLR from the coding sequence ATGACCGGCGTGCGCATCCGCGAGGCGCGCCCCGGGGAATTCGATGCGCTTGGGCGCCTGCTGGTGGACGTGTACGCGCGGCTTGAGGGTTTTCCCGGTCCCGACGAACAGCCGCGCTACTACGCCCTGCTGGCGAACATCGGCGAATTCACCCGCAAGCCACGGGCGCAGTTGCTGGTGGCGCTGGACGCCGACGACCGGCTGCTCGGCGGCGTGGTCTATTTCGGCGACATGGCGCACTACGGCTCGGGCGGCAGCGCCGGCACGCTCCTCGACGCCTCGGGCATCCGCCTGCTGGGCGTGGCGCCGGCGGCGCGTGGCCTGGGCGTGGGGCGGGCGCTGACCGAGGCCTGCATCCAGCGCGCACGCGAGCGCGGCCATGCACGCGTGGTGTTGCATACCACCCGCGCCATGCAGGTCGCCTGGGGCATGTACGAGCGGCTGGGCTTCGAGCGAGCGCCGGAACTGGATTTCATGCAGGGCGAGTTGCCGGTGTTTGGCTTCAGCCTCGTGTTGCGGTGA
- the bla gene encoding class A beta-lactamase: MKRRDFIKGSLLGALLPAALAQARPDAAAAPDAAARLAALQRNHGGRLGVAILDTGSGRRVDCRGDERFLMCSTFKVLAVAAVLARVDRGDERLDRRIVFGPNVLLDYAPVTRLHIGAPGMTVEALCAATLTLSDNTAANLLLDALGGPQAVTAFVRGLGDTVTRLDRTEPELNVTRPGDLRDTSTPRAMLDTLRHLLLGEALGAASRARLLGWMRGCLTGTDKLRAGLPAGWSAGDKTGSGAQGETNDIAILFPPDRPPLLVTAYYAAPAIDARQRGAVLAEVGRIAAAL; the protein is encoded by the coding sequence ATGAAACGCCGCGACTTCATCAAGGGGAGCCTGCTGGGCGCCCTGCTCCCGGCCGCACTGGCCCAGGCGCGGCCGGACGCAGCCGCCGCGCCCGACGCGGCCGCCCGGCTCGCCGCGCTGCAAAGGAACCACGGTGGGCGCCTGGGCGTGGCCATCCTCGACACGGGCAGCGGCCGGCGCGTGGACTGCCGCGGCGACGAGCGGTTCCTGATGTGCAGCACTTTCAAGGTGCTGGCCGTGGCTGCGGTCCTCGCGCGGGTCGACCGCGGCGATGAGCGGCTGGACCGGCGCATCGTGTTCGGTCCGAACGTATTGCTCGACTATGCGCCGGTCACCCGGCTGCATATCGGCGCTCCGGGCATGACGGTCGAGGCGCTGTGCGCGGCGACGCTCACCCTCAGCGACAACACGGCCGCCAACCTGCTGCTCGACGCGCTCGGCGGGCCGCAGGCGGTCACCGCCTTCGTGCGCGGACTGGGCGACACCGTGACCCGGCTGGACCGCACCGAGCCGGAACTCAACGTCACCCGTCCCGGCGACCTGCGCGACACCAGCACGCCGCGCGCGATGCTCGACACCCTGCGGCACCTCCTGCTGGGCGAGGCGCTGGGCGCCGCGTCCCGGGCGCGGCTGCTCGGCTGGATGCGCGGCTGCCTGACCGGCACCGACAAGCTGCGTGCCGGCCTGCCCGCCGGCTGGAGCGCAGGCGACAAGACCGGCAGCGGCGCGCAGGGCGAAACCAACGACATCGCCATCCTGTTTCCGCCGGATCGCCCGCCGCTGCTGGTCACCGCCTATTACGCCGCGCCCGCCATCGACGCGCGCCAGCGCGGTGCGGTGCTTGCCGAGGTGGGGCGGATCGCCGCCGCGCTCTAG